The following DNA comes from Castanea sativa cultivar Marrone di Chiusa Pesio chromosome 10, ASM4071231v1.
TCAACACATACTGCACTAATGCTGGAGCTTTTTCCATGAGGGAtgacaaaaaaatagaagaggcAGAAAGAGAGGAAGTAAGAAAGATGCCTCATTTTTCACGTAATTGTTTGTTAATTAGTGGAGTGGCATGAAAAGCTATATGATGCATAATACCTCCTAAGTTTGGGAggtatttataaattatatataggaAGCTTCCTAGATagctataactttttttttaatcataatttgataattaggGAAGAAATAATTTAACTTATAATATCTCTATTAGAAATATCAAGaggtgtgttttttttttttaatataagatagaaattatactctatcataatctaagtgtatatgtgtgtgaaactttctCTCGGAGACTTAAACCCCGGTCTTTACCCCTATatctcacaagcacttatacttgtggagtgactattgCATCAAGGGTGTACGGTGGTAAGAGGTGTATTAAACTACAAGACATTTGGCTATTACTTATAGGTCCTTTAAATACCAAAAAAACCTTTTCTTTTAGAatgtaataataaaaacaagGCTTAGTGTGCATTTGAAATTAGCTTAAAAAACCagttttatttactattcaatttattttttgtactatttctGGATCTTATTGTACtgttttaactattttttagttttatctataatattttcagtaaaaagttttcaatttcaactaattGAACTGTTCCCAAACAGACACTTAGTGCGACTTTGCAAATATTGTGGAGCCTCaccacaaatataaaaaataatattaaaaagataaataGAAGAGGAGAACCATTGCCCGGATAGCCATAATTAAAGGAAAATGCCACTATTTCTTCCTTTTATTGATATTTTGTtgattaaaaattgtaatttccgAATCAAATCCTTCACTCGGGAACAGGAAGGTGTATTGTACGATGGTTAGGTAGAACCGTAGAAATGGCCTCATGCGCTATACACgaaaatagatatatttttcCCCTACGTACTTTACTAGAATTCATGCACTACAATTCTGGTCATATTAGGATACTACAAATAACAAATACGGGGGTTTTGACGTTTTGTACTGGATATATATAAATAGCTAGGTCTTGTAAATGGAAATGAAGCTTCCTAGAAAGTCACCTTTGAGGTgtcaaaaaaacaacaaaaaaaataaaaatattattaacaatAATTAGTAAAGAGTTGAAGCCGTCCTCCTCATAAGTCATAATTTTGGGTAGTATATTGGACTTTTCCATTAACAATGTtcagttatttatatatattacatatgcTGATGCAAATAGTGGAAAACATAGAAAATCCTTTGGTTATGGCAGTGGCATGGACTCTTTTATTAGAATGCTTTATCCAGTTTTGCcaagaaaatgagaagaaaaaaaaaaaaaaaaaacttgaaagtgtaaatttaatatttagatTTTGATGTATTATATcttaagataaaaatataaataaaaaaaataagtttcaattagtttaactggtaaaaatttttattgtcaaataaaatatttaaaatttaaactatatttatataaattataaattgattGAAGGTAGTGATGTGCAGCATGTGCCTATGTGCCTCTGTACATTGATGTAATTTTGTTGTACATGTACAGAGGCACATGCTGCACATCACTACCTTCGATCAATTAAGTAGGAGCGACAAGGCTTAATAGCCCAAAAAAATTGTGCCATAAATAATACCTTTATTTGTTGGATATTTTGTTGGTATAGGACCGTATCTGACTGTAGTATATatcagggtggtcgataccgtaccggtaccggccgtaccggccggtacgtaccgtaccggtaccggccgtaccggccggtacgtaccgtaccggtcagtgcaccggtaccggtacacttctattttgtaccggaaaaaataccggccgtaccggtcgcgtaccggccataccggccaatttcgggcaataccggccgataccgggcgtaccggccggtatagaaaaaaacttttttttttttttttagttttataatttttgaatttttataaggacataataataacttatttacactaacttattagtattatttgttttcttaatatgcaatgaacaactaagctttctatttttttatattgtgttttttttttccttttaattgatactaaagtttaaaactatgaataatttattctgaattgaggtaatattttatgataaacttttatatttactataatataagtgaaatattatatgcttataaccatggttctagagattttagtttgtgtatataatatatacatatatatatgtatatataaaatagcggtaaacccgaaacggtacaccggtattgaccgatatccgaaatatatcgtaccggtggtcaaaccggtacagcctccggtacggtattgacttccttggtatATATGGATTTATCTAGACTTTCCTGTTTGTAACTGGATCGAGGAAGCTACCTAGAAGTTTACCCTTGGAAGTATTCATTGATTAAAGCACTGTAGAGGAAATCATTGATGGATCACAATAAGGCATTTAGCAATTATCATAGTAGGAttcaaggttgtcaaaatcagAATTCTACATAGAATCGTTAAAAGGATTGTAGATTGTAGGATCGGATTGTGAATCGTAAAATcctacatatttttaaatttaaaacaaaaaacacattgataatgactttgtgtgttaaataattacataaattataaattcatctataaaaaaactaagatttgcatcatatgatgtaatttgTATGTCATACATCGTTAAGTTTATACTAACGAAACAAATATTTAAGtttaataaatgtttaattagcaaccaaatatcaaaatatttatcaaaacatatggaaaatatttttcaagttctaggttccaagtttgaaatctaaaataagttagcaaatgaaaactagctaactacaataTGAAATCTCAAAGTAAGATGAATATTAAGGTGAAGTGgacatttaattattttcattctaAGGTTCTTATAACCACCatcctaaattcctaatcatTATCATTCATTTCATCATCTACGtagacattatatatttgtacaCTAGAGTtgcaaaagacatcaagatacaatttcacactcaactattcaagttataccattcaacaacaattaaagagtatgctcaaaaaaatcaatcaatcaatatacaaatCCAAGCATaactgataaaattatatataaaaaaaatattttaataatattagaacacaaattagtatattgatcaaataaatttaacaatattataGCTTAAAAAATAGCAAAGtcaacatcaaattcttcatttagaaatgatgaagcatttttcattttgaaaacaagtgaactagaaactagaaaacatttgcttaggttaacataattttatgaaaataaaacaaatcatacCATCacaacttggaaaaaaaaaaaaaaaacccttaaaactTCATcagaacaaaaaatttatcccaaaacaaaaaaaaaccaaaaaattatgtttttggtaGGACCGGTAGAATCTCATACGATCCTACCATTTTTATGATCCTAGTGCGATCCTAAACGTTTTACTGAGGTGGGATTTATAAAATCGTGCAATCCTATGATTCaaatcccgattttgacaactatgGTTGGATCGATCTTCAAATTTCCGCCGTATTGTAATTTTCCCACTATGCTCATGGTAGACAATGGGTAGGACTAGTCGAGCCCGTTTATACTCGGCCCATGGGCATAACCTATTCATAGGTCAACGAGTTGAGTCATCGAAGATAATGTACTTTTTGTCTTTAACAAGTTGAGCTTAATGAGCTACTTAGAGCAACCGCATTAATCTGGCCAAATTTTTCCGTCTATTTTATACtaagaacctactttttctattttatactaccACTTTTctaaaacacccacatcaattcatctattttacaatatattctatttaaatactaatatttatataattttttattattattttatccttTTCTATTGTccttatctctttttcttttatacttctcTCATTTCATTTGATCTGATTTTTGCACTCTCATCTCCACTCTTCTCTGCCGTTTATTCTCAAGACTCTCCATTCTCTTCAAAAGCTTTCACCATCTCCTTATTTTTCCTCTTCCTCTCACGATCAAATTACCTTTCCACCAcaatcatcttcttcttctttttcttccttttcttttttcttctttgtctcaCAGTCAAATCAACTCTTCACAACAAGAACCAATCTCCACCACAAGCACCGATCTCAAAGATCTAAAGAAATCCCTCTCTGTCGAAGCTTGCATTATTGGATCTCTCTCATCTAATTTCAAGCGTTCTGCCACCAttgggtttgtatttgattctaattttgggtttgggttatggTTTTTCAGTTgatggtttaattttaaatttattttttgtggattttaggtagattgggtttgattttcattgtaTTTTGGGTTTTCATTGTTTTAACGGGTCTTCGTGGTGGTGATTGTTTTAACAagtgatggtggtggttgttgggtGGTGATAGTTGGACGGTGTTGGGTGGATGGTGGGATTTGCATTTTGGTGGTGGTGCTCTTGTAGATTCTATGCAtctgtgtgggtgtgtttgtgtttgtgtgtatcagaggaagaagaagatgatgagtCTGAGTTAGTTTTGCAGAtagataagagagagaaaaaagacgTGAAatgtgaaattaataaaataatatgatacACATCTACAGTAaccatgtatatatacacaGTTACTATAgcaaatgtgtaaatatacataGTTTTAGAAGGATTGATGTGGAAGATTTTTGGggcaaaatttgtaaaaaattagttactttttGCATTTTGCAAAGTTTTACATCCGCTAATACGGATGCTCTTATGagagctttttatttattatttatttttttgtaataggGAATATATAACAAAAGCAGAACTACAAAGTCCAAGGGCCAGTATCAGTGTCTATTACATATTTACATCTAAGGCCAGTAAGCTCATATAATAAAAGTGAGGACAACTCTTTAGAAAGAGTgtctaaaataacaaaagattGTTGGAGATGAATTGTCATTCTTGCAAGCTAGTCAGCTTCCACTTCGGAATCTGGTTCTTTAAGTTCCTGTAGTCATCAACCAAAGGGGGCATAAACAACAAGAGAGGCAATGTtattgtatgtttttagaccccttaaaagataagttgtttaacctaattatttagccaagtgattacttagataaattattcaaatttaggttaacacaaacaaatcatatcatgcaaggCAGtgcagaaatataaagaacacaagatatgataactcaggaaaaccaaactggtaaaaaacctggggagaatttaacctaactatcttctaggtaaaacaagatccactaTGAGAGAATTGAAGTTATACAAAAGGACTTAGACCATTAACATTCTAatactacctcgagtagaaaacttactaccacgaccatgtgATAGCTCcaagtccacagactacttctttcttagatccaCAGTAACCACAAGTACAcccacttgtgtttttctttaagcttttgAAACAGAAACTAAAGAGATCACCAAgttctcgacatcaatcttgattttgataaccctaagtatgtatgaaggtaaacatctttagatctcacaagagattcacacatacagcATATCAACAACCTCAAAAATGTGgttagagtttttctttttatatgagacataaagcataaaaccctacacgtcaaacgggcttaggctgagttggaaaattctgcagaaaaacaatctgcacgagtttcgacctatcgagtctaatttttgatcgattgagccttgcagaaattcaatagtaattttctgcaattactcgattccaactttatacataaacacactttgagcagcctatatctagactctaagttttaatcatggtttgccaacattacacattgaaattttaatacatTTAGATCATAAATTCTTAAAACCTAATAGTTACTGTTCATAAGGTCCACTACTGATTTAGCATCAAGTTCAATCTACGAGAGCGTTCCatacttataaaatttaattaaaaaaaattgcaattataTTATATCCTAAAACACAAAGTCTCAAACTAAAGTATATTAACTAGAGAAActcacattggaaaatgagtgtgagtAAAAGGTTTAAAGTCTGTGCTATGTATCCAAAAGTTAGACCCTTTTGAATATACACCACtgtcaatttctttaaaatattatcCTCTCTTCTTGTGTATATGttaaaaaatacttagtattataaaaaaaaaaaaaacaaaaaaaaaaaactaggaaaCCCATTGGTTAACTATCAAATTACTTTTAATCATTGTGGAGCCAACAGTAAAAGAGTTCAAAAGGTTTTTCGGCCAGTCAAagtctatttatttatttatttatattaaagttttaatggtttattcttttttttctttttttttttaaatgtccaacgttttttttaaattaaaattattagactactagcaaaatatatatttagtaataataatttaacaCAACCTTCAACACCTCATTGCCGATTGAATGGAGGACCTTCAACACCACATACTCGAGAGCTTTGGACGATCTTGGGGAGATGCATGCGGTTTGGTTGTGGGGCTTCATTTACTGTATGTTTGGGTGTGACTTCATTTGCTGTGAGCTGGATttcattttctaattatttaattttattctaattgGGTCCTGAGAAACCGAAGGAAAGTCAAAATTTTGTTACTTGCCTTTGCAATTTGGAATTGctatgtttggtttgattttacattttatgtgggcatttctttgattttatgatttttttcttcttcttgtggTTGGTGCTCCATTGATGGAGTTTGAATTAATGTTTTCTTATAGAATTTTGGATTCTATTTTTGTTCAAGGGTAAAATATAGTTAACATCTCTAAGATTTAAGTTAATGACAATCAGGTCCATGACTTTTCAAACTAACAAACTTAGTCCTTAATCACtgtgagagaaatgagaaaaatgagtaACATTTTAGGGTCCAAGTTGGGTTTAGAGATAAAGTTGGTTAATTTTGAAAAGTCTTGAACTTAGTTTGCATTAGTACAAACCTCAAGggttttaattgtattttaccttttgtttaaaataaaatttaataatttttgtattaaaaaaaattggcaacaaatgtgaaatttatggaccaaaatgatgaaaatgaaacttagaggaaaaaaaatgacaatttacTAAACTTAAAGggtgtaatttatatttttacataaaatgaATTATTGTGATACCCAGAATTTTGTATATTGAATTGGATTGGTGGAAGCTTAAAGGGTCTGAGTCTCACACTAATTGAATGATTACGAGGTCAAACTATGCTATATTAGGTTATAAGAAACCTTACTTGTAACTTGGCAATTCTTTTTAGAGTGTAATGTAAATGTGGTTAACGTTTAAAATAAGCCCAAATGCCTAGGATATTCTAATAGATAGAAACATTTCTCACATTTCAGTCATTCACTTGCTGAAATAAATGGTGACCATGCCAAAAGGTTCCAGCTACACAACCCACTAGGCCCACCAATTAAAtgattttctcttattttcttgtTATGAACCAAATCTAgaaaattttcatcaatttttacatttaatttttttagattatttgctagtgtacaactttttaaatctAGCATGCCACGGACCAAATAAAGCCATTGATGAGGAATTGAGGATTGACCCACCTCTATCACATCTCACTAAAGGCCCATTAGCAGACGCATAAAGTCCATCCTCATCCCAAATAAAGAACGGAGCCCAAGAACACTAGGTCGGGCCCAACTTTATAACAAACAGAAATTGCGTATAAATACCCACCCCAAATGAACTAGGATAAGTATATTATATGAAAGATGTTGCggtcataatatttttacaatattttcacaataataacaacttgtcacttaaaatttatcgTAAAAATATTGTGGGCATATCATTtctcacactatatatatatatatatcaagcaTGTTGTTGAATATGTCGTGAGAAAAGTGTGgaaatagggtttttttttggttgagaagatAGTGTGAAAATAGTTGGAAGTTCATTTATACACACAGTCTTCtatatccaaaagaaaaacccttGTATAGCACGTCTATATGTATATACAGGTTCAAAAGTTGTTTCTGTACACAGTCCCTTAACAAGCCAGCAGAAAAATCAGCTCTTCCGTACCCTTGAAGAGTAACACATTGATCGCTTGCAAATTTACTACTATCTGAAACAAAGGAAAAACTATTAGAAAAACATTTCTATTTCATCTTTTACTAAAGCATAAAgactataaattataaattaaatcaatattGACCGAACTGCAAGTGATTGTACCAAAATAATACATAGTCACACATGCCTTAATTACCAGAACTGGGCCATCTTTTGCTCATAACGAAGTACTTCTAGCAACAAATTCATCCAGTTCATTCTTATATATGGTTTTCCTAGTAAAATTATAAGATATAGAACCTCCTTGAAGGTCTCCCAATCAATTGTAGTGCATTTACTACAGGACAAGAATTAAACAATGTTATAGAAGGCATCCATGACTTGTTCTTCTTGAAAggaaaaacatgcatacttacGCGTGGGTTaacaatttatcaaaaatagtTTCAAGAATGTGTTAGCAAATAGATCACATGCTATGAAATGGttttatttgactttttgtaGATTTTTACTTTTGCTGTCACATAAATTAGAagccattattattattactactacTATGCATGTcacttaaaaagttaaaactattTCAAATAGAACTCATTATTTATAttagaatataaataaataaatgaacactcataattaaacaaattcttattaaattacgttttatctttttctaatttattgcgtgttttctttataaatatatagttttttttttgttacgcGCTATTAGAAAAccagcttttttatttattgatattcacacacacacacgtatatatatataaatattttttgatcgAAGTACATATTAGTGACTAGTATATTCTACAACTGCTAGTATAATTTAGCATTCCAGGGTTGATTGATATGTTGAGAAGGAGACTAAAAGTTAAGATTTGCATTCCTTGGTAACTGTAttctgaaaaataaatgaaagaacTTGTGATGGTAATAATCAAAGGAATGGTACATTAAGAAACCAAACCTCTCATATCCATTTGTGAGAAACAGCCTAATGATTTCACTTGAGAACCCTGCAGAAAGATCATAATACAAGTGAGCCACATATTTGACAAgccagaagaaaaaaaaatctagtgaACTGAGTTTGATCGGCCACATACGCATCGTGAACAATCATAAGATGGTCATGGTCAAGAAGGATTTCATGTAAAATGGGCATGAACTGAGGCCAGTATCCATTAAGCTCTTCCTCGACTTCTTTTGCAGTCAATTTCTTACTCCCTGGCTATCTCACCAatgaaaaaattcttaaaataaaataaaaaaagtttaattctttttctGAATTTTGTTCGTAAAAGTGTTTGTGAACTTACATCTCGATTAAAATTATTGTCCTTAAGGTGCACCACAACATTTCTGCAAAACCTCATATAAGATACGGCAGACTGCTTATATTGaaaaattttcctttgtttgcTGGACAAATTTCGCAGGGTCTTATAACGATTAAGCACCATATGAAATGTCTTGACATTGTGCTTCCATTTACATTTACCAAGCTTGTTATTTAGTGCCAACACAAAGGACTTTTTGGACTTCCCAAAATACAAGATCGTATGAGAAATCACCCTGTAGCTCAATCTTTGTAAAGGGGATAGAAAAATTGGATGATTTTCGATATTGAGCAAACTGGATCAGAATAACAAGAAGTATAAGTGAGATATTTTAAAgtcaatgtgtgtgtgtgtttgtgtaaaGTCTACTTGCATACCGGCTGGGCTTTTCTGTTGATATGTAGGTAACAAACAACTCAAGTTCTGTTGGAATGGCATGTTGTTTGGTTCCAAAGGATCTTCTAATAATGGTGGCCAAGTGCAAATGATCTGAATAATCATCTAGACTAGTCTTAGAAATATCATTTACCATTCCCGTAACCTTCGCCCGACCATTCACGATCACAATATTTGTCTCACTTAAATTGCCATGACATCTCTTTTTTGCATGATGAAGATAAGCAATGCCCCTTAAAACATCCCTATCACAttatcaagaaacaagtgaCAATCTGAGTTCTGAGTTTTGATGAAGATAAAggaattaaatatatattacctaagaatttgaagaaaatcTGGATTCAGATTTTTGCCTTGTTGATCAGAGAGTGCATTCTCTTGTAACCATTGTTTGAAATTGTGTTCATAGTGCTCCATTACATAGCAAACTTGGTTACAGTTCTGattgaagcaacaaatattcttCAACACAAACTCATTAGAGCATGCAACTGCCAAATTGTACGATTCTCTACTTAGTGCATCACCTCTGGGTGcgacattatatatgacatgGCCTATGTTCTCTACATTGACTTGATACACCCcatcattgattctttttacCAAATCACGTTTCCGCTTTGGAGGAACCAATAATCCCTTGATGCCAGAATTCTGAATTGTGAATTATGGGGTAAGTAACTAAACAGTTAAAAAAGAGCTACTATACCTTTATACTGTAATGATGGATTAGAATTATTATGCATTAATGGATTGATGAAGAAAGTGTCAAATGTTATAAACTTGAAATTAAGGCTTAAACTACAACCTGCTCTAATCCTTGATCAGTTACAGTTtgttccaaaagtttaagcaTCTAagaatggtgaatttaatcatttaactattattctaacaaaatcaaaattatatatataattggattTGTAGTATCCACATAGGAGGGTTCTCATTAGTGAACTAAGCCTAGCTCTCCCAGTTGATATGGGACTGTCATGACAGAACATAATATTCAAATAAATTCGAATCACCTGTATTAAAACCAACAATTAAGCAATCAAGTAAGAATCATAGTTAATACTATAAATTATTTGAGTTGGTTAAATCCTCTATGGGAAATTAAGAAGAAACATGTCAtcacaacataaaattattcaatttacaGCTACAATTTACTACCTTGTAAGGGGAACCGTCACCAACAGAAACATTGGGTgtgaaaaagaatcaaaagatgaATGGCCAATCAAGAGTTAGATAACATAATGCAAGTGAAATCTGATTATGTATTACCTATTATACTGCTCAAATAATCTGAAAAAGATTAGTGTACTCACAAATCTATGACATAATTCACGGCTTAAATCACGAAAAACATCCATCCGTGACTGGAGAACATCCTTCAGAAGCACACTTGCAAGAGCAACCGCACACCAACATAGAATCTTATGGAGTATCTCCTTTAGAACCTACACAGTTCATCATTACATAAGCATTACAAAAAATGCAAGCACAGCCATTCACATGTACACACTCACAAAGAAAGATAAAGACACAGTACATCAATATCAGAGTAAACATAAACGAAAGTGCAGATCAGTGTCACAGACACTAGAACATTTACTGCCCCTGCCTCCCTGTCTCCCCGCATTCTCTCtcagcttcttttcttttagtgtCAAGTCCGAGAAAAGCCTCTCAGCTTCAAGAAAAAACTCTGCAAGCTTAGTTTCCTCTCATTTGCTGTGCGTCTAAGGAAAGTAGTCCAACTCTGAGCTTGGTTCCAAGTGTCAGTGTGGGAGGGGCTGTTAGCTTTGTACCTCATTTTGTTTATTAAAGCAGAATATTTTGTCCTCTCACAGACTCAACTATTCAATAAAGTCCATTGGGCATTG
Coding sequences within:
- the LOC142614021 gene encoding uncharacterized protein LOC142614021 isoform X1, which translates into the protein MRGDREAGAVNVLVSVTLICTFVYVYSDIDVLKEILHKILCWCAVALASVLLKDVLQSRMDVFRDLSRELCHRFNSGIKGLLVPPKRKRDLVKRINDGVYQVNVENIGHVIYNVAPRGDALSRESYNLAVACSNEFVLKNICCFNQNCNQVCYVMEHYEHNFKQWLQENALSDQQGKNLNPDFLQILRDVLRGIAYLHHAKKRCHGNLSETNIVIVNGRAKVTGMVNDISKTSLDDYSDHLHLATIIRRSFGTKQHAIPTELELFVTYISTEKPSRLLNIENHPIFLSPLQRLSYRVISHTILYFGKSKKSFVLALNNKLGKCKWKHNVKTFHMVLNRYKTLRNLSSKQRKIFQYKQSAVSYMRFCRNVVVHLKDNNFNRDPGSKKLTAKEVEEELNGYWPQFMPILHEILLDHDHLMIVHGFSSEIIRLFLTNGYER
- the LOC142614021 gene encoding uncharacterized protein LOC142614021 isoform X2, producing the protein MRGDREAGAVNVLVSVTLICTFVYVYSDIDVLKEILHKILCWCAVALASVLLKDVLQSRMDVFRDLSRELCHRFNSGIKGLLVPPKRKRDLVKRINDGVYQVNVENIGHVIYNVAPRGDALSRESYNLAVACSNEFVLKNICCFNQNCNQVCYVMEHYEHNFKQWLQENALSDQQGKNLNPDFLQILRDVLRGIAYLHHAKKRCHGNLSETNIVIVNGRAKVTGMVNDISKTSLDDYSDHLHLATIIRRSFGTKQHAIPTELELFVTYISTEKPSRLLNIENHPIFLSPLQRLSYRVISHTILYFGKSKKSFVLALNNKLGKCKWKHNVKTFHMVLNRYKTLRNLSSKQRKIFQYKQSAVSYMRFCRNVVVHLKDNNFNRDPGSKKLTAKEVEEELNGYWPQFMPILHEILLDHDHLMIVHDAVLK